In a genomic window of Thermoanaerobaculales bacterium:
- a CDS encoding ABC transporter ATP-binding protein gives MSDSRHDDHSGVGEGPVRGSILRLMRRYGWRYRWSFLGGIVFVALTNYLAVSIPGEIGRAVDALRASSSVAPHVLAIAVMGLSIIGVRTLSRILIFNPGRDLEYNLRGDLFAKLLALQPAFYAKHKRGDIVSRASNDISWVRTLVGFGGLQVVNVTIAVVLTGWKMVALSPRLTLLAGLPILAGVAAVQVAIQRLFHLSRISQEQLGEISEHVLGSLQGMATIQGFVAERSFLDRFEERNREWMRIGMKLALIRAAALPLLVLSGGVAMFAVVAVGGPMVLQGRLTVGELAAFTALLTVLLPPLRSFGWMLSVIQRGRASLERVFELMDEPVERPEGEAGVALPHGAGPSIELRELAFTYPDAPHLRVLDGITMAIPAGAVVGLFGRTGSGKSTLLRLLARLFNPPRGTLLVDGHDIIDLDLPSWRRRVTMVPQRPFLFSESIASNISLAGAADASEVRKAAHMAALEQDLEALPDGIDTVVGERGITLSGGQRQRVALARGLARGGDLLILDDVLSAVDHATEARLVDTITRIARGPGAPTVLIASHRLSAFRTCDTILVLDRGRLVDRGSHDELVSRPGPYRDAWWVQRQGGGPAAAEAAT, from the coding sequence TTGAGCGACTCGCGCCACGACGATCACAGCGGTGTCGGCGAGGGCCCGGTGCGCGGCTCGATCCTGCGCCTCATGCGCCGCTACGGCTGGCGGTACCGATGGAGCTTCCTCGGGGGAATCGTCTTCGTGGCGCTCACCAACTACCTCGCGGTGAGCATCCCCGGCGAGATCGGGCGCGCCGTCGATGCCCTCCGGGCGAGCTCGTCGGTCGCGCCTCACGTGCTGGCGATCGCGGTCATGGGGCTTTCTATCATCGGCGTTCGCACACTGTCACGCATCCTGATCTTCAACCCCGGCCGCGACCTCGAGTACAACCTTCGCGGAGACCTGTTCGCCAAGCTCCTCGCCTTGCAGCCCGCCTTCTACGCGAAGCACAAGCGGGGGGACATCGTCAGCCGCGCCTCCAACGACATCTCGTGGGTCCGGACGCTGGTCGGGTTCGGTGGCCTCCAGGTCGTGAACGTGACGATCGCCGTGGTCCTCACGGGATGGAAGATGGTGGCGCTGTCGCCGCGCCTGACCCTGCTCGCGGGGCTGCCGATCCTGGCCGGCGTCGCGGCCGTCCAGGTCGCGATCCAGCGGCTGTTCCACCTCAGCCGGATCAGCCAGGAGCAGCTCGGGGAGATCTCCGAGCACGTCCTCGGCAGCCTGCAGGGCATGGCGACGATCCAGGGCTTCGTCGCCGAGCGGTCGTTTCTCGACCGTTTCGAGGAACGGAACCGCGAGTGGATGCGGATCGGGATGAAGCTCGCTCTCATCCGGGCAGCTGCCCTCCCGCTGCTGGTGCTGAGCGGGGGCGTCGCGATGTTCGCGGTGGTGGCGGTGGGCGGACCGATGGTGCTGCAGGGCCGTCTCACGGTGGGCGAGCTGGCGGCCTTCACGGCGCTGCTGACGGTGCTGCTGCCGCCGCTGCGGTCGTTCGGCTGGATGCTGTCGGTCATCCAGCGCGGGCGAGCCTCGCTCGAACGCGTGTTCGAGCTGATGGACGAGCCGGTGGAGCGGCCCGAGGGTGAGGCTGGCGTCGCGTTGCCGCACGGCGCAGGCCCCTCGATCGAGCTGCGGGAGCTCGCGTTCACCTACCCGGACGCCCCCCACCTCCGGGTGCTCGACGGGATCACGATGGCGATCCCGGCGGGCGCTGTCGTGGGCCTGTTCGGGCGCACCGGCAGCGGCAAGAGCACGCTGCTCCGGCTGCTCGCCCGCCTGTTCAATCCGCCTCGGGGGACCCTCCTCGTTGACGGCCACGACATCATCGACCTCGACCTGCCGTCGTGGCGGCGCCGGGTGACCATGGTTCCCCAGCGGCCGTTCCTGTTCTCGGAGTCGATCGCGTCGAACATCTCACTCGCCGGGGCTGCGGACGCAAGTGAGGTCCGCAAGGCTGCGCACATGGCGGCTCTCGAGCAGGACCTCGAGGCGCTGCCGGATGGCATCGACACGGTGGTCGGGGAACGAGGCATCACGCTGTCAGGGGGTCAGCGGCAGCGCGTCGCCCTGGCGCGGGGTCTCGCCCGCGGCGGCGACCTGCTGATTCTCGACGACGTGCTGTCGGCGGTCGACCACGCGACCGAGGCACGGCTCGTCGACACCATCACGCGGATCGCGCGTGGGCCGGGCGCGCCGACGGTGCTCATCGCAAGCCACCGGCTGTCGGCGTTCCGGACCTGCGACACCATCCTGGTCCTCGACCGGGGGCGATTGGTCGACCGCGGGAGCCACGATGAGCTGGTCTCGCGGCCGGGCCCGTACCGCGACGCATGGTGGGTTCAACGCCAAGGGGGCGGGCCCGCCGCCGCCGAGGCGGCGACGTGA
- a CDS encoding ABC transporter ATP-binding protein: MSDVKLLRRLWPYVRQDWWAFAVALLLTPAAAALNLVQPYLLKRAIDDHVVPGVADGLMALALLFLAAVIAGYLLQGGYVMALAWGSQRTIVRLRSAIYRHLLRLQQSFLDRQPAGRLLTRATSDVDALGEAVSSGLVSIVLDLLMILGTLVAMLLLDARLTVVLLLLAPPLLAVLEVLRRRLRVLFGEVRDAVAALNAYLAERIDGVEVIQLFSHEAAAEQKFDEHNDRFRRATSRSNVYDSFMFAVVDGAAAMCVAAMLWYGSGLAAAMGVPLVRPAPISVGLLVAFIEYLDRLFRPLRELSSRIAELQRGIVAVEKILGLLDVDETLPVGGAPLPAIQGHLVLRDVWFRYRPEAEDVVRGVNLEVRPREVVAIVGATGSGKTTLTRLLDASYRGYRGSITLDGHELSDLDVEAVRRHVAGVRQDAQLFSETVRFNVDLDNPRIPFTTTAGAAALVHADRVVERTGWSHELRERGTDVSVGEGQLITFARAMAHDPEIVILDEATASIDSITEKLIQDALERIFSRKTVIIIAHRLSTVEKADRIVVLDRGRVIEQGTHPELMAAGGHYARLVRAGEELLVA, from the coding sequence GTGAGCGACGTCAAGCTGCTGCGGCGCCTGTGGCCCTACGTGCGCCAGGACTGGTGGGCGTTCGCGGTCGCGCTGCTGCTGACCCCGGCGGCAGCCGCGCTCAACCTCGTCCAGCCCTACCTGCTGAAGCGGGCGATCGACGACCACGTGGTCCCCGGTGTCGCCGACGGCCTGATGGCGCTGGCGCTGCTGTTTCTGGCGGCTGTCATCGCCGGCTACCTGCTGCAGGGCGGATACGTGATGGCGCTGGCGTGGGGGTCGCAGCGCACCATCGTGCGCCTGCGCTCCGCGATCTACCGCCACCTGCTCCGCCTCCAGCAGAGCTTCCTCGATCGGCAGCCGGCCGGCCGCCTGCTGACCCGCGCGACCAGCGACGTCGATGCCCTCGGCGAGGCCGTCAGCTCCGGCCTCGTCAGCATCGTCCTCGACCTGCTGATGATCCTCGGCACCCTGGTGGCCATGCTGCTGCTCGACGCGCGCCTGACCGTCGTTCTGCTGCTCCTGGCGCCGCCCCTGCTCGCGGTCCTGGAGGTGCTCCGGCGCCGCCTGCGGGTGCTGTTTGGCGAGGTCCGCGACGCGGTGGCGGCGCTGAACGCCTACCTCGCCGAGCGGATCGACGGCGTCGAGGTGATCCAGCTGTTCAGCCACGAGGCGGCCGCCGAGCAGAAGTTCGACGAGCACAACGACCGTTTCCGGAGGGCGACCAGCCGGTCGAACGTCTACGACTCGTTCATGTTCGCCGTGGTCGATGGGGCGGCCGCCATGTGCGTGGCGGCGATGCTGTGGTACGGCTCGGGTCTGGCGGCAGCCATGGGAGTGCCGCTGGTGCGGCCGGCGCCGATCAGCGTCGGTTTGCTGGTGGCGTTCATCGAGTACCTCGATCGGCTGTTCCGGCCGCTGCGCGAGCTCTCGTCGAGGATCGCCGAGCTGCAGCGGGGCATCGTCGCCGTCGAGAAGATCCTCGGCCTGCTCGATGTCGACGAGACGCTGCCGGTGGGCGGTGCGCCGCTGCCCGCGATCCAGGGTCATCTCGTGCTGCGTGACGTCTGGTTCCGGTACCGGCCCGAGGCCGAGGACGTGGTGCGCGGTGTCAACCTCGAGGTGAGACCGCGCGAGGTGGTGGCGATCGTCGGGGCCACCGGGTCCGGGAAGACCACCCTGACGCGCTTGCTCGACGCCTCGTATCGCGGCTACCGGGGCAGCATCACGCTCGACGGTCATGAGCTGAGCGATCTCGACGTCGAGGCGGTTCGGCGCCACGTCGCCGGCGTCCGGCAGGACGCCCAGCTGTTCTCCGAGACGGTCCGCTTCAACGTCGACCTCGACAACCCGAGGATCCCCTTCACCACCACCGCGGGGGCGGCTGCCCTCGTTCACGCCGACCGAGTCGTCGAGCGCACCGGGTGGAGCCATGAGCTGCGCGAGCGTGGCACCGACGTTTCGGTGGGAGAGGGGCAGCTGATCACCTTCGCCCGCGCGATGGCGCACGACCCGGAGATCGTGATCCTGGACGAGGCCACCGCGAGCATCGACAGCATCACCGAGAAGCTGATCCAGGACGCGCTCGAGCGGATCTTCTCCCGCAAGACGGTGATCATCATCGCCCACCGGCTGTCGACGGTGGAGAAGGCGGACCGCATCGTGGTGCTCGACCGCGGCCGCGTCATCGAGCAGGGCACTCACCCCGAGCTGATGGCGGCCGGCGGCCACTACGCGCGCCTGGTGCGCGCGGGCGAGGAGCTGCTGGTCGCGTAG